In the genome of Segatella copri, one region contains:
- a CDS encoding sodium-dependent transporter codes for MESRGNFGSKLGVILATAGSAVGLGNVWRFPYMAGQNGGAAFILIYLVCIILLGLPGMMSEFIIGRHSASNAARAYSNLGKHKAWGTVGLVGVITSMIILGFYAVVAGWCLQYLYASIMGGVHGDPEYVKTYFQTFSSDPIRPTLWAVGFILLTHAVVVRGVRNGIEKASKILMPLLFILLIVIVIASCSLPGAMKGVQFLFHPDFSKVDENVLLEALGQAFFSLSLGTACLCTYASYFSRQTNLLKSASQIVVIDTVIAVLAGLMIFPAAFSVGVQPDSGPSLIFITLPNVFQQAFGDMPVAGYIISVLFYALLVLAALTSTISMHEIGTAMIYEERKMTRSKGAWIETVTCSIIAVFCSLSQGAVPGLGFFGKDFLTNCDNFTAQLLMPLGSIVTCLFLGWYVPKKIVRDEFTNWGTVSGRLFPVFLFMIRFVSPICILLIFLHQFGVI; via the coding sequence ATGGAGAGTAGAGGAAATTTCGGAAGTAAATTGGGCGTCATTCTCGCCACGGCTGGTTCTGCAGTAGGTTTGGGAAATGTATGGCGCTTTCCTTATATGGCAGGTCAGAATGGAGGTGCCGCCTTCATCCTCATCTACCTGGTGTGTATCATCCTGCTGGGTTTGCCTGGCATGATGAGCGAGTTTATCATTGGTCGTCATTCGGCTTCCAATGCGGCACGAGCTTATAGCAACCTGGGTAAGCATAAGGCTTGGGGAACCGTGGGACTGGTGGGTGTCATCACCTCTATGATTATCCTGGGTTTCTACGCCGTGGTGGCAGGCTGGTGTCTGCAATATCTGTATGCCAGCATCATGGGTGGCGTTCATGGCGACCCGGAGTATGTGAAGACCTACTTCCAGACCTTCTCCTCCGATCCTATTCGTCCTACCTTATGGGCGGTGGGCTTCATCCTGCTTACCCATGCGGTGGTGGTAAGAGGTGTCCGCAATGGAATCGAGAAGGCATCCAAGATTCTGATGCCGCTGCTTTTCATCCTGCTCATCGTCATCGTCATTGCCTCCTGCTCTTTGCCGGGAGCGATGAAGGGTGTACAGTTCCTCTTCCATCCTGATTTCTCTAAGGTGGATGAGAACGTGCTGCTCGAAGCTTTGGGACAGGCATTCTTCTCCCTGAGTTTGGGAACAGCCTGTCTGTGTACATACGCATCTTACTTCAGTCGTCAGACCAATCTTCTGAAATCTGCCAGTCAGATTGTGGTGATAGATACCGTGATTGCAGTATTGGCAGGCTTGATGATTTTCCCAGCTGCTTTCTCGGTGGGCGTGCAGCCGGATAGCGGTCCGTCGCTTATCTTCATCACCTTGCCGAATGTGTTCCAGCAGGCGTTTGGTGATATGCCTGTGGCAGGTTACATCATCTCGGTATTGTTCTATGCTCTGTTGGTATTGGCGGCGCTCACTTCTACCATTTCCATGCACGAGATTGGTACGGCGATGATTTATGAGGAACGCAAGATGACCCGTTCCAAGGGTGCGTGGATAGAGACCGTCACCTGCAGCATCATAGCCGTGTTCTGTTCCCTTTCCCAGGGAGCAGTTCCGGGATTGGGCTTCTTCGGCAAGGATTTCCTTACCAATTGTGATAACTTCACGGCGCAGCTGCTGATGCCGCTGGGATCCATCGTCACCTGTCTCTTCCTGGGCTGGTATGTTCCGAAGAAGATTGTGCGTGATGAGTTTACCAACTGGGGTACGGTGAGTGGCAGGTTATTCCCTGTCTTCCTCTTTATGATCCGTTTCGTCAGTCCTATCTGCATCCTCCTTATCTTCCTCCATCAGTTTGGAGTAATCTAG
- a CDS encoding helix-hairpin-helix domain-containing protein, which translates to MNIKDLFYLSKNDRQAVFALLAILIVCLSLVVVIGGSDDGKDASASRDINEQPLTLRDSSQQALIQQATSQHPLYYQEEGKVHELFPFDPNTADSTTFKRLGLKSWQIRSIYRYREKGGAFSRPSDFARVYGITKRTFEALLPFIRIADDFKQASEFYGNERYERRGRRHTPYYNRGYDERESKVYSYPHKLKEGEHIAINNADTTELMKIPGIGSYYARTIVRYRDKLGGFASAEQLEEIDGFPEAAISFIQIDAEHIHRLNINKLTLNQLRNHPYINFYQAKEICDYRRQRGPIKSLEELKLLKDFPPDEIERLQPYVCF; encoded by the coding sequence ATGAACATAAAAGACCTATTTTACCTCTCCAAGAATGACCGACAAGCCGTCTTCGCCTTGCTAGCCATTCTCATCGTATGCCTTTCTCTTGTGGTCGTCATCGGAGGTTCTGATGACGGAAAAGATGCGTCAGCATCCAGAGACATCAACGAGCAACCGCTCACTCTACGTGATTCCTCCCAACAGGCTCTCATCCAACAAGCCACCTCCCAGCATCCTCTGTATTATCAGGAAGAAGGAAAGGTGCACGAACTCTTTCCCTTTGACCCGAACACTGCCGATTCCACCACCTTCAAGCGACTGGGTTTGAAGAGTTGGCAAATCAGAAGCATCTACCGATACCGAGAGAAAGGAGGAGCCTTCTCCCGTCCGTCCGACTTTGCCCGCGTTTATGGCATCACCAAGAGAACCTTCGAAGCCCTGCTCCCCTTCATCCGAATAGCAGACGATTTCAAGCAAGCCTCCGAGTTTTACGGAAATGAAAGATATGAGCGCAGGGGAAGAAGACATACACCTTATTATAATAGGGGGTATGATGAAAGGGAGTCCAAGGTATACAGTTATCCCCACAAGTTAAAGGAGGGCGAACACATCGCCATCAACAATGCCGACACCACGGAACTGATGAAGATTCCGGGCATCGGCAGCTACTATGCCCGCACCATCGTCAGATATAGAGACAAACTTGGAGGCTTCGCTTCTGCCGAGCAACTGGAAGAAATCGACGGTTTCCCGGAAGCTGCCATCAGCTTCATTCAGATTGATGCCGAACACATCCACCGGCTCAACATCAATAAGCTTACCCTCAACCAGCTTCGCAATCACCCCTACATCAACTTCTATCAGGCTAAGGAAATCTGCGATTACCGAAGACAAAGAGGTCCTATCAAAAGTCTGGAAGAGCTGAAACTCCTCAAGGATTTCCCACCTGATGAAATAGAAAGGCTCCAACCTTATGTCTGCTTCTAA
- a CDS encoding SusC/RagA family TonB-linked outer membrane protein: MQQQLKRASMALALGSICIGAFAQATIKGTVKDSNGEPMIGVSVVPDGAAGAGSVTDLDGNFTLNGVKPSTVIKFSYIGYKEKSVKVGSQNTISVVMEEDNNSLDELVVIGYGVVKKRDLTGSVASIKSDDLKNVASSNAMQAMQAKIPGMDLQQSSGESGSGVSINLRGARSMLASNNPLILVDGVAYGSTLDINPSDIESMEVLKDASSTAIYGTRGANGVIIITTKRGKAGRTSVGFNFYNSFNSATNAAHSMYGNKEVQRLIDKRAYQDWAKGDKTLDAYNTVLSGITPETVLTEKLDDGTATLDIYNDGSYTDWGDLLLKNSTSQNYEVNVAGGSEKTNFNVSLGAMYDRGLMKNDQMSRYNGKVNIDHRINKVVKVGSSLLYTYKNWNRRNSGVYNQALKMTTITHPYLTDGSINSTPNPWYAAHCSPLLDDVEGAYQNNTESTRFFGNAYVELNPIKGLNLRSMFAVDRSDSRNGLYQDYQSQQRYQSPSTSYIRQIRNNSTAITWDNTINYNTTIAEKHDLTALLGHELTQTVTESSTVGGDAGATHYYESGFRDLSKILSPVTTSTYVKTAMLSFFGRLNYSYASKYLLTASLRADGSSTLAKGHKWGYFPSVAAGWRLIEENWLKDQKVLSNLKLRASWGVSGNAAIDAYSTLASLSSTTYYYYLGNNDVAGKIPSQMGNSNLTWEKTSSFNLGLDFGFFDGRISGSVDYYWNHTYDLLFYKTAPASSFPTVIDNIGKTKGQGLEVSLMTDIIRTKDFDWTANWSYSHFKDEITELTGGVDKYVSGTKGLFVGNRVNAFYDYKVLGEWGIGEFDQYVEDFKAAHDGKKPACASTKGYGTPGSPKILDADNDGNITSDDRVLYNRDPNHVFGMTNTFSYKDFSLSVQLMARLGGYISYAMNEQLNYESANWGDAIDYWTPTNPGAKFPSPGLDSNASKIWSSYKSAFTYEKADYFKIKDITLSYNVPANWLHTVGMSKARIYCSMKNFMTWSKIDNYDPERGGSISFPMQKQVVVGLNVEF; this comes from the coding sequence ATGCAACAACAACTAAAAAGAGCAAGTATGGCACTTGCGTTGGGTTCTATTTGCATTGGCGCTTTCGCCCAGGCAACAATTAAGGGTACCGTCAAGGACTCTAATGGTGAACCTATGATTGGTGTAAGTGTAGTTCCTGATGGAGCTGCTGGTGCTGGATCAGTTACTGATCTGGATGGTAATTTTACGCTCAATGGCGTCAAGCCATCTACCGTCATTAAGTTTTCTTATATTGGATATAAGGAAAAGTCGGTGAAGGTAGGTAGTCAGAACACTATTTCAGTCGTAATGGAAGAGGACAACAATTCTCTGGATGAGTTGGTTGTCATCGGTTATGGTGTCGTTAAGAAACGCGACCTCACGGGTTCCGTGGCCTCTATCAAGTCAGATGACTTGAAGAACGTGGCTTCTTCTAATGCGATGCAGGCTATGCAGGCAAAGATTCCTGGCATGGACTTGCAGCAGAGCAGTGGTGAGTCTGGCTCTGGAGTGAGCATCAATCTTCGTGGTGCCCGTTCTATGTTGGCTTCCAATAATCCATTAATCCTCGTGGATGGTGTGGCATACGGTTCTACCCTCGACATCAACCCATCCGACATTGAGTCTATGGAGGTATTGAAGGATGCATCTTCTACCGCTATCTATGGTACCCGTGGTGCCAATGGTGTCATCATCATCACCACCAAGCGTGGTAAGGCTGGCAGAACATCTGTGGGCTTCAATTTCTACAACTCTTTCAATAGCGCTACCAATGCCGCACATTCTATGTATGGCAACAAGGAGGTGCAGCGCCTGATTGACAAGCGCGCTTACCAGGATTGGGCAAAGGGCGACAAGACTCTGGATGCCTATAATACCGTACTTTCTGGTATTACTCCTGAGACTGTGTTGACAGAAAAGCTCGATGATGGTACAGCTACATTGGATATCTATAATGATGGTTCTTACACCGACTGGGGCGACTTGCTCCTGAAGAACAGCACTTCTCAGAACTACGAAGTCAACGTGGCTGGTGGTAGCGAGAAGACCAACTTCAACGTTTCTCTCGGTGCGATGTACGACCGCGGTCTGATGAAGAACGACCAGATGAGCCGTTACAATGGTAAGGTGAACATCGACCATCGTATCAACAAGGTAGTAAAGGTAGGCTCAAGCTTGCTTTATACCTATAAGAATTGGAACCGCCGTAACTCAGGTGTTTACAACCAGGCGTTGAAGATGACCACCATCACTCATCCATATTTGACAGATGGCAGCATCAACTCAACTCCAAACCCTTGGTATGCAGCCCACTGCTCTCCATTGCTCGATGATGTGGAGGGGGCATATCAGAACAATACCGAATCTACCCGTTTCTTCGGTAATGCCTATGTGGAGTTGAACCCTATCAAGGGATTGAATCTCCGCTCAATGTTTGCCGTGGATAGAAGCGACTCACGAAATGGCTTGTACCAGGACTATCAGAGTCAGCAGAGATACCAGTCTCCTTCTACCAGCTACATCCGTCAGATCAGAAATAACTCTACTGCGATTACATGGGACAACACCATTAACTATAATACTACCATCGCAGAGAAGCATGACTTGACCGCTTTGCTGGGACATGAGTTGACACAGACCGTAACAGAAAGTTCTACTGTAGGCGGTGATGCCGGTGCTACCCACTACTATGAGAGTGGTTTCCGTGATCTTTCCAAGATCCTCTCACCTGTGACAACTTCTACATACGTGAAGACAGCCATGTTGTCATTCTTCGGTCGTCTGAATTATTCATACGCCAGCAAGTATTTGCTTACCGCTTCTCTCCGTGCCGATGGTTCTTCTACCTTGGCAAAGGGACACAAGTGGGGTTACTTCCCATCTGTGGCAGCAGGTTGGAGATTAATCGAAGAAAATTGGCTGAAAGACCAGAAGGTATTGAGCAACCTGAAGCTCCGTGCTTCATGGGGTGTTTCCGGTAATGCAGCCATCGATGCTTATTCTACATTGGCATCCTTGAGCAGTACTACCTATTATTATTATTTAGGTAACAACGACGTGGCTGGTAAGATTCCTAGTCAGATGGGTAACTCTAACCTGACTTGGGAGAAGACATCTTCCTTCAACCTGGGTCTCGACTTCGGTTTCTTCGACGGTCGCATCAGCGGTAGCGTGGATTATTATTGGAACCATACCTACGACCTGTTGTTCTACAAGACAGCACCAGCTTCTTCTTTCCCAACCGTAATCGACAACATCGGTAAGACCAAGGGTCAGGGTCTTGAGGTATCTTTGATGACAGACATCATCCGTACCAAGGACTTCGACTGGACAGCCAACTGGTCATACTCTCACTTCAAGGATGAGATTACCGAGTTGACAGGTGGTGTAGATAAGTATGTATCAGGAACCAAGGGCCTGTTCGTAGGCAATCGTGTAAACGCATTCTATGATTACAAGGTACTCGGTGAATGGGGTATCGGTGAGTTCGACCAGTATGTAGAGGACTTCAAGGCAGCTCACGACGGAAAGAAGCCTGCCTGCGCCAGCACCAAGGGCTATGGTACACCAGGTTCTCCAAAGATTTTGGATGCAGATAACGATGGCAATATCACATCTGACGACCGTGTACTCTACAACCGCGACCCTAATCACGTATTTGGTATGACCAACACCTTCAGCTACAAGGACTTCTCGCTCTCTGTGCAGTTGATGGCACGTTTGGGAGGCTACATCTCTTACGCCATGAATGAGCAGTTGAACTATGAGTCAGCCAACTGGGGTGATGCCATTGACTACTGGACACCAACCAATCCGGGCGCTAAGTTCCCTAGCCCAGGTTTGGATTCAAATGCCAGCAAAATCTGGTCATCCTACAAGAGTGCATTCACATACGAGAAGGCAGATTACTTCAAGATCAAGGATATCACCCTCTCTTACAACGTGCCAGCCAACTGGTTGCACACCGTGGGCATGAGCAAGGCTCGCATCTACTGCTCAATGAAGAACTTCATGACATGGAGCAAGATTGACAACTACGACCCAGAGCGTGGTGGTAGCATCTCGTTCCCAATGCAGAAGCAGGTAGTAGTAGGTCTTAATGTAGAATTCTAA
- a CDS encoding RagB/SusD family nutrient uptake outer membrane protein, with amino-acid sequence MKTKILFMAAASSMMLGLTSCSDFLEEENKVGETADLTYKTPSGLEGLVANCYTFARGWYGKEAGLGLSEMGTDLFYYGYDNKQKSLCSYNFGAAALENNVADNPCLDHYWELFYSATDVCNNALKYINEATFLGDEEKNRNLGEAHFMRAFYYFHMVNIWGAIPYNAEPITAQNFNPTRMPENEVYGKILDDLDASIANFEAAGYKTKADGRANYWAAKALRARVLLYAASWLGGQLNQTVKGGNYDGKDKNALYTAAQADAEAVIGASDYASLDNDYKHVWTMSNESYNTNKEALFGVTYSQDIATNANCIPYRYRLEGGSPMQYNSLITRTGYSRGGSAMLLMFVSMWNNGATDLGGNGQKDSQVFWRIAKGKTTIKSKSTGKNVECGAAYSPYGRGFTRYLPSLHLWNLLEKHKATDQRSEATLLDHYDIASPDLAKNAKNYPLLQDTAIYYCPMDGDSPEGQAMQAWAKNRYRIQFMAGGDIPVYTSMDEATAKPTEAAVKSSRVYGDERFNSYKIAGWCSFPGIKKFLDNEYDENYPTNDISSRDAIVMRMPEMYLIKAECQLALGDGNAAMATINQLRQARAIEGTDNTLSGNANIDTILEERAVEFCGEQMRWFDLKRTGKLYEYVEKYNAQASANLKADGNKHYLYRPIPQNEIDAVQNFTTEVNSTTGFWQNPGY; translated from the coding sequence ATGAAAACAAAGATATTATTCATGGCAGCAGCCTCTTCTATGATGTTGGGGCTTACCTCTTGCTCTGATTTCCTGGAAGAAGAGAACAAGGTGGGCGAAACTGCCGACTTGACATATAAAACCCCTTCTGGATTGGAAGGACTGGTTGCCAACTGCTATACCTTCGCTCGCGGATGGTATGGTAAGGAGGCTGGTTTGGGCTTGAGTGAAATGGGTACCGACCTCTTTTACTATGGCTACGACAATAAGCAGAAGAGCCTTTGCTCTTACAACTTTGGTGCTGCTGCCTTGGAGAACAATGTAGCCGACAACCCTTGTCTGGACCATTACTGGGAGTTGTTCTATAGCGCTACTGATGTTTGCAACAATGCCCTCAAGTATATCAACGAGGCTACCTTCCTGGGCGACGAGGAGAAGAACCGCAACCTGGGTGAGGCACACTTCATGCGTGCTTTCTACTATTTCCACATGGTGAACATCTGGGGTGCTATCCCTTACAATGCAGAGCCTATCACAGCTCAGAACTTCAACCCAACCCGTATGCCGGAGAATGAAGTCTATGGCAAGATTCTGGACGACCTGGATGCATCTATCGCCAACTTCGAGGCTGCCGGTTACAAGACCAAGGCAGATGGCCGTGCCAACTATTGGGCTGCCAAGGCTTTGAGAGCAAGAGTGTTGCTCTATGCTGCTTCATGGTTGGGCGGACAGTTGAACCAGACCGTAAAGGGTGGTAACTATGATGGCAAGGATAAGAATGCCCTCTATACTGCAGCACAGGCTGATGCTGAGGCTGTTATCGGTGCAAGCGATTACGCCAGCCTGGATAATGACTACAAGCATGTATGGACCATGTCTAACGAGAGCTACAATACCAACAAGGAGGCTCTCTTCGGTGTAACATATTCTCAGGACATCGCTACCAATGCCAACTGTATTCCTTACCGTTACCGTTTGGAAGGCGGTAGCCCAATGCAGTATAACAGTTTGATTACCCGTACAGGTTATAGCCGTGGCGGTAGTGCTATGCTGTTGATGTTCGTATCAATGTGGAACAATGGTGCCACCGACCTAGGTGGTAATGGTCAGAAAGACTCACAGGTGTTCTGGCGTATTGCCAAGGGCAAGACTACTATCAAGAGTAAGTCAACCGGCAAGAACGTAGAGTGCGGTGCAGCTTACTCACCATACGGACGTGGCTTTACCCGCTACTTGCCATCTTTGCACTTGTGGAACCTGTTGGAGAAGCATAAGGCTACCGACCAGCGTTCTGAGGCAACCCTGCTCGATCACTACGACATCGCATCTCCAGATTTGGCAAAGAATGCAAAGAATTATCCGTTGTTGCAGGATACAGCCATCTACTACTGTCCTATGGATGGAGATTCCCCAGAGGGTCAGGCTATGCAGGCTTGGGCTAAGAACAGATACCGCATCCAGTTTATGGCTGGTGGCGACATCCCTGTTTATACCTCTATGGATGAGGCTACAGCCAAGCCAACAGAGGCAGCAGTCAAGAGCTCTAGGGTTTATGGTGACGAACGTTTCAATTCATACAAGATTGCTGGATGGTGCTCATTCCCAGGTATCAAGAAGTTCCTGGATAACGAGTATGATGAGAATTACCCAACCAACGACATCTCTAGCCGTGATGCCATCGTGATGCGTATGCCAGAGATGTATCTCATCAAGGCAGAGTGCCAGTTGGCTTTAGGAGATGGTAATGCAGCCATGGCAACCATCAACCAGCTTCGTCAGGCTCGTGCCATCGAAGGTACAGACAATACCTTGAGTGGCAATGCGAACATCGACACTATCCTTGAGGAACGTGCCGTTGAGTTCTGCGGTGAGCAGATGCGTTGGTTCGACTTGAAGCGTACCGGTAAACTTTATGAATATG